The Homo sapiens chromosome 16, GRCh38.p14 Primary Assembly genome includes the window tgcagtgagctgagagtgcaccacagcactccagcctgggtgacaaagcaacactccatctcaaaaaaataaataaatacaaataataaaatggggatgaaatCTGTACTTAACTCTGAACTCTGAGAATTCCTGTAAGAACTAAATAAGAAAATCCATTTGTTACGCTCAGTACAGTGCTACCTATCATGACCATCCccaatgttattattattattattattattattattattattcatagcaGCAGCCTCAGCACCCGGCATAGGCCCAGCTCAGTAAATCTCTGCTCAATGAATACATGAACAATTTGTCCCACCAGCTCCAGAGGTATCACAGAGAGGCAGGTAGGGCTGCCGATTTGGGCCTCTGtctcccacctcctcaccctCTCCCTGGGAAGAACTCTATTTCCTCGCCGCTCCCAGCAGTGAGCTGCATCTGGAAGGCCCAGGGTCCGGCCCCAGCCTGGGCACGAGCTGTGTTTCCAAGTCTGTCCTGTCCGGCCAAACTGCAGCGGCCAACAAGATGGAGCAGCGGTCCTCCCGCTGGCAGGGGAAGGAGCATCCATCAATTACCTTGGCTGGCCGGAGCCGCGGCGTGGCGGGCCAGCCCGGCCCCATCCATCAAGCGTCCTGGCTGCTGGCAGGGGCTGTCTACTAATTACTTAACACGCCGCGTCGTGCTGAGGCTGGCGCCGTGGCAGGGGGCTCACGGTGCAGTGTACACAGGTCTGACCATAAATGTTTAacgaacccagtgggaggtggggACGCAAGCTAGGCCCCGTGGCCAGGAAGGACGCCCCTGAGAGCTGTCTCCACCGGGCCCCCACAGCCGACCCGGCTTGGCGGTGGAGGGGACGGCCTCACCTGTGCTCCCCAAGTCCCTCGGCAGCATCATGcccgtgggggtggggggcgtgaTGATGATGTCGGGCACGTCCAGGTGCTTGTCGTTCAGGACGGGGGCCTCGtcgtggctgctgctgctgctgctgacacACATTTGAAAGCCTGAGAAGCCAGGCGTGGAGCACACACGCACGTACACACGACAGAGAGACAGGCATCAGTGGCCGCCGGGAACCGCGGGCGCCACCCTCCCTTCACTATCACCTGGGTCCTGACGCCTCGCAGCAAGGAGCGCAGCTGTCCCCGCATCACAGATGAAAACCGGCGtctcaggaatgaaaaaggagCCCTTGTCACATCTCACAGAACCATGAGTCGGGAAACAGATTTTGGGAAATGCTGATCATAGGCTAGTTGGCCTCTGGGTCCAGTTGTCAGCCTTTACCATGTGGCCCAGCCAGCTGCAGCCTCATTCCCGGCCACCAGCCCCCACTCTCCACAGCGCTCCAGCCTCCACTCTCCAAAGTGCTCACACTTCCCCAGACTCCCTAGGCTCCTGGGGCCCCTTCGTGCCTTTGCATATGCTGCTCCCCCCGCCTGGGATgctctttcttcctctgcctgAGTAACAAGCTCCTGCTTATCCTTCAAAGCCCAGTGCAACGGGCTCTTCCTTGGGAAAGGTGTCCCAGCAGATCTGGCTGCTCCCTCTTTTGCCCATCTGCACTCACTCATTCATCAATGAATgacatgatttatttttacttctgccTCTCTTTGCTGTGAACACCTGGAGGACAGTCTCTATTTCATTCATCTGTGTTTCCCTTGAGCCTAGCGCATGCTCGAGACAGAGTAAGTAGGAGTGCTTTAAATTTCAAAtgccagccgggcgcggtggctcatgcctgtaatgccagcactttcggaggccaaggcgggcagatcacttgaggtcaggagttcaagaccagcctggccaacatggtgaaacccccatctctactaaaatacgaaaattagcccggtgtggtggcacacacctgtaatcccagctactcaggagctgaagcaggaggagaatcacttaaacccgggaggcagaggttgaagtaggctgagatcacaccattgcacttcagcctaaatgacagagtaagactccatcttaaaaaaaaaaaaaaaaaggctgggcgtggtggctcatacctgtaatcccagcactttggaaggctgaagtgggcagatcacctaaggtcaggagttggagaccagcctgaccaacacggagaaaccccgtctccactgaaaatacaaaaaaaaaaaaattagctgggcatggtggtatgcgcctgtaatcccagctactcgggaggctgaggcaggagaattgcttgaatccgggaggcggaggttgcagtgagccaagattgtgccattgcactccagcctgggcaacaagagtgaaactctgtctcaaaaaaaaaaaaaaaaaaaaaaattaaacgcAACCAAAAACCCTTCAGGCAGCATTAAGCTAGGTGTTACAATCCTTGTCTCTATGTCCCATCACTTTGGTTTTGCCCCAAACGGTGCCAGGCTGGGATTAAATTAGCTCAAGTATCAGAGCCCCTGACCAACAGGAGAAGCTGAGTAATAAGGGGTTGGGGGAATATTTTTCCTACTGTTCTCAGGCCTCCCTTGACCACCATTAGGACAATGTTCCTAAGTGACCACTGTAGGGTCAGTGTGGGGGTTCTGAAATATGGCTCTGAGAGGCAGAGTCTAAGCCCTTGAGTGTGGAtggacttagtgacttgcttccaaCAAATAGGACTGCCATGATGGTGTGTGACTTCCACGGTGAGGTCATAAAAGACATTGCAActtcctccttgctctctcttgGAACACTTGCTCTTGGGGAAGCCAGCCACCATGTTACGAGGATGCTCAAGCAGCCTGTGGAGCAGCTCACGTGGGTGAGGAATCAAGGCCTCTAGCCAACAGCCACAAGGGAGCCTCCTCAGCAGTGGAGCCTCCAGCCCCAGTCCAGCCATCAGATGAGACTGCAGCCCCGGCTGACATCTTGGATGTAACATCATGATcgaccctgagccagaaccacccagatAAGCCACTCCtcaattcctgacccacagaaactctgAGATAATAAAGGTTTGAtgtttaagccacaaagttttgGCATAGTTTGTTATGCAGTGATAGATTACTGACAGTCAGCAAATCTTTCCCTGACCCAGTAGGAAGGGATGGCAGGTGCACAGTGGGAATCTCATACCCGGCTGTGGGGAAATCACAGGAGGCTTCTCAGGGTAACCTTTGTTCACCCAAGGGGTGTTCCTCTGAGAGGCAGGTTACACCTGGGCTGTCAGGGATGATCTGTTTGAATCCACAAAAGCATGTACACCTAGAGGACCTGGAGCCATGCCATTCAGGCCAAATTCTTGGTTCACCTGCAGCTTGACCAAGGCTGCAGgctcagaaaaactgaaagcagtaGGCACactggctttggaatcaggccaccagctgtgtgaccctgcgTGCACTGCACCTCCTCTCTGGGCCCTTTGTGCAGTAAATAATTTAATCTTGCCTAAAAAGAGGTCTGGTCTCTGTCCGCGGTTTCTGAGAGGTGCTCTCTAAGCCCTTGGAATATCTTGCCTGATAGGAGAGTCTTTGTTTGCCGGGGGCTGTGGTTACACTGGGTGTCCAAAGGCGTGATTGATGGAGGGGGGCTCCGGGTCATGCCCGGAGAGACAGCAGCCTGCAGCCTGAGCTCCAAAGTGAGCAATCaatcagcctccagaggagcccCAGTGCCTTCGTCTCCTGGGGTTGCCACAACAAAGCACCGTCAACCAGGCGGCTGGAACAATGGACATTCATTGTCTTATagatctggaggccagaagttccagatccaggtgttggcaaggctggttccTCTGGAGGCTGCAAGGGAGACTGTTCCAAGCCCctcccctggcttctggtggttgctgacAATCTGGCGTTCCTAGGCTCGTAGAAGCCTCACCCCATCTCTACCTCTTGCCTTCACATTGTATTCTCCCTGCGTCTTGTCTCTGTCCAGACtcccccctgctttttttttgagacggatctcactctgtcacccaggctgcagtgcagtggcacaatctcagctcactgcaacctctgcctctcgggttcaaacaaaatctcctgtctcagcctcccaagtagttgggattacaggcatgcgccaccatgcccagctaatttttgtatttttagtagagacagggtctcaccatgttggccaggctggtctcaaactcctgacctcaggtgatctgcccaccttggcctcccaaagtgctgggatcagaggcatgagccacagcgcccagcccagaTTTCCCCTTTTGATAAGGACACCCGTCATATTGGACTAGGAGCTCACACTACTaaaatgacctcatcttaactcatTACACCTGCAAAGACACTACTCCCaagaaggtcacattctgaggcccTGGGGGCGAGGAGGTTGACTTATGAATTTTTGGAAGACACGGTTCAATCCTTAAAGCCCCTGGACACTGAAGCCAAGGGGCTTCCCTCCTGATGATGCTCTGTGCTGTCACGCACCATCGTCAGGAGGAGTTGGTGCTGTCCATGGCTCCACGAGGAGAGGACAGTGGGAGACTGTGCCTGGGACCCTCGTGGGATCTGCCCTGTGAGCGTCTTCCCTTTGGTCTTAACCTGGGTCCCTTCCCTGGAATGAGCCATAACCGGGAATCAGAGCCTCCAGTGACTTCTGTGAGTCCTTTCAGCAAATGAACAAACATGAGGGTGGTTTGGGGAAGCCCCAAACCTGCAGCTGGTGGTGGAAGGGTGGGTGGTCATGTGTGCCCCCGCCCCACTTCTGTTAGTCTAACTCTTTGCAGCCTTCTTGTTTTCACAGACAAGCGCAAGGTGGTAGTGGGGGAATCAGCCGACTCCCTGGGCTGGGGAGAGACGGCCACGGTCCCTGGGACACACGGCTGGTGTGAGGTGACCATGATGAGCCCCCTTTGTCCTGTGCACAGCCACTCACTTCCCTCCCCTCATTCTCAAACCCAGTGACGAGCATCCGCCCCTCACCCCAGGCACTGCCCCAGTCACCTCCCCACCTTCTGAACCCCAACACTGTTTCCTCCTTTGGAAgacctattatttatttatttatttatttattatttatttatttatttatttatttatttatttttgagacggagtcttgctctgtcgcccaggctggaatgcagtagcgtgatctcgactcactgcaacctctgcctcctgggttcaagcgattcttctgcctcagcctccctagtagctgggattacaggcgcctgccaccacacccagctaatttttatatttttcgtagagacggcgtttcaccatattggccaggctggtctcgaactcctgaccttgtgatccacccgccttggcctcccaaagtcctgggattacaggcatgagccaccgtgcccggccttggaAGACTCTTGGCCCCCGACTGCTGGGTAGTTTTGAGGGAAGAGGCCACCTCAGCCCAACAGAACTCCGAGCCCCTCAGCGGCACCCACACAGTCCCATCGAAGCAGGTCTAATACAGTGGGGTTTGAACCTTCTTTAAAGAAGAGAACAtttcagccgggtgcggtggctcacgcctgtaatcccagcactttgggaggccgaggcgggcggatcatgaggtcaggagatcgagaccatcctggctaacacaatgaaaccccgtctctactaaaaatacaaaaaaattaggcaggcacggtggcgggcgcctgtagtcccagctactcgggaggctgaggcaggagaatggcgtgaacccgggaggcggagcttgcagtgagccgagatcacgccactgcactccagcccgggtgacagagccagactccgtctcaaaaaaaaaaaaaaaagaagagaacattTCTCCTGCAATCTTGCACAGAAGCCCAGAGTGTGAAACAAATCAAAGGAAGTCACTTGGAGAGAGGCGCCCCTACCCCAAACAACCACAGACAAAGGGATGTGTTGCCACCGCCCAGACAATCTACTGGGGCCGAGGCGTGCGCTCCTTCAGGCTCCATGGCCACCGTGCTCGGTGTCACCAGCCCCATCTTACAAATGTGGAAACTGGGGACCTAAGAGAGTAATATCCACCCACAACTGAACAGCTAGTGGGAGGCAGGGCCAGGATCCATCCCCAGACTGGAATCTGGCTGACCCCAAGAGCCGGTGCTTCCTGTAGCATAATCCCATGTAACAGCTGGCAAACTTTCTGCAAGGGGCCAGGCAGGAAATATTTGATCTCTGTGGGCcacacaaactacacacacaGCTTTGCCACGGCAGCCTGAAAGCAGCCGTAGACAACGTGGAAATGAacgagcatgactctgtctcaataaaacttTCTTTCTAAAAGCAGGCATCAGGCAGGATTGGGTCTCAGGGCTGTGGTTGCCAATCCCTGCTCTATAACATCCAGGACTGGCTGCGGAGGGGAGCTGAGATCTAGGACACACTGGCAATAGCAGAACCTCGAAAGCCTGAGGCTTGTTCGTGccaaaaacaaaagccacagcCAGAACCCCAGCTGCAGGTGGGCAGGGCAGCTCCCTCTTGAAGGGCTGCGTGTGAGGACATGAATGAATTCACGAAAGCACTTCGCCCAGCCAGCTGCCCCATAAGTGTTCTCTATTATCATCCACAAAGAGCTCCTTGCGGAGGCCCCCGACAAAAGGAATCGCTGATGATCGGAGGCCCCCGACAAAAGGAATCGCTGATGATCGTGTCTGTAACAGGAGGGAGCTTCCCTGCTCAGTCTCCAAACCCCTTCCTCGGTGAATACTCCaagattctaaaataaaacaccCCACGTTTGCATTTTAACGTGGTCTGGAGCTTGAGGACAAAACCTACACATATAACCTGGAAGGATCAGGTTCTCAGTGAGCCCTGGAGAGGCAGAAGTCTCGGAGGAGAGGGGgttggagggagaggaggaaaggaggagagaacggagggaaggaggagagggaaggagggagaagagggagggaggagtaagttgggggagaagagggagggaggaggaagaggaggaagggagggaaggaggagagaggagaggagggagaagaggaagggaggagggagaagagggagagaggaggaagaggaggaagggaaggaagagaggagggagaggaagggaggaggagagaggggacgaaggagaggaggaagggagggaggagacaggggagaaggaagaggagggagggaaggaggacagagggagggaaggggagagggaaggagggagaaaaggagggaggaggaaagacagggcaggaagaggaagagaggaggaggagggagcagacaaggcagagggagaaggaggaggaagggaaggaggaggaaggcgagagggaggaggaagggagggagaggggagggcaggcagggaggagagagacacCCCAGCCCCTCTCACATCCCCAGGGCCTGCCAAGCCTCAGCAGCAGAGGTGGCCAAACAGGAGGGAAAGCTCTCAGGAGGATGAAGCCAATGCTGGGGATTAAAAACCAAATGCCAGCCCTGCCCCAGACAAGGAGCTCATTTGTGCTAAGGCCAGAATTGTTATTTGTTAATTATGTGCCTGCCTCGGGCTATTAAAAGCCTATTTCCTGAGCCTGGGATTCCAGAAGGAAGGGAGCAGATCCCAGGGACCCAGGCCCGTCCCAAGGCTTCAGAAGGATGGAGCCTGTGCAGGAAGACCTCCCCACTTCCGGGGAGGCTTCGTGCTCCGGGTCACCAGGCCCTGACCCCCGCTCTGCGGCCATGCACTGTCCTCGCAGTGGGGGCAGAGCCACGCAGACCAGACCACAGAACCCAGGCCCCTGGAGCTGGATTTCCACATGGGTTACATAGGCGGGTGCTGGCATGGCGAGGTTGGACAGGCTTTGAGACCCGGCTCTGGGCCCTCCTAGCTCCAGGACAGCGGTTCCCATCGCGGCTGCCCATTGAGATCACCTGGGAAGTTAACATCACCTATCCAGGGCCTCAGCCCAGGCTGATTCAAGGCTCTGTGAGAAGTGCCAGGATTTTGAAAAACTCCCAGGTGACTTTAACAGCCAGGGATGGGAACCCCTGAGCTAGGGCCACTGTGGGAACAGGTGGCTTTACTCttgcagcctcagtttccctggctGTAAAACTGTTATGACACCAGCCTTGCAGGAAGTGCCAggtgtggggtgtggggctgCCAAGTGTGGGGAGAAATGACCCTCGGGGAGCCAGCTGGCCGGGGCCTAGGGGGTCCTGAGCTGGGGGTGCCGTGCCGCCTCTCCGCTGAGACCACTACTTCCAAAGCATCCGgagccaggctctgggctgagCCTGCCATTTGCACTCCTGCATTCAACCCTCACACCATCCCTCAGGGAGAACACTAGGATCACGCCCATGCTACAAAGGAGAACACTGAGCTTTGGAGAAGGGAGGTAACGTGCTGGTAATACACAGAGCCTGGGGAGCAGGGCTGGGGCTTGACGTGGCTCCAGGCCCCACTGCCCTCACCATTGCTGGGATCCGCAGCCCTGATCCTTCAAAAGCCCTGAGCCAGGCAAGCCCGTGCCCGAGACGCTACATCCAGGCTCTGTGGAGGATGCCCAGGTCCCTGGGGTCAGGGCACCATTCCCTGTGCCAGCTCTTGGTGAACTCCCGGCCGCCCAGAGGTCACCGCAGACACCCGCTGGAGACAGGAGCAAGCGTGGGCATCACGGCTCACGTGCGCCCTCTACtagttctttttcatttcatttaaattaatgaattgattttttgagacagggtctctctctgtggctcaggttcactgcagcctggacttccctggctcaagcgattctcccatcttggcctcccaaagtgctgggtgaaACTACAGGCActctccaccacacctggctaagttttaaacttttttgtagagacagggcctcattatattggtcttgaactcctaggctcaaacgatcctcctgccttggcctcccaaagtcctggggttacaggtataagccaccccATACGGcctgattcttttaaaaacagcGTTTGGGCTTGCACCCCAGACGTTTCACTTGGAGGCCCTGAATGGGACCACGCCCTCTTCCCCAAGgcaccatcacacacacacagggctcCAGCCTGTCGGACCCACGATGCGATGGACGGCCAGACGGCCCACCTGGGCTACGGTCCACCTGGGCAGTGGCTCCCCCTCTTTGGGCCTCTGCTTCCTCACCTGCAGAACTGGGGTAAATAACAGTGCCCAGGTCCGGGTGGGCAGGCATGAGAGGTTAAGGACCACACTTGAGTCCTCACTCCAGCCAATGCGGTGCGATGATTCTATATGCGTTTTGTGGATGAGAAAACTCCAGTGCTGGCCTCGCTGTGCACACGTAATAAACACAAGCTGTCATTCAGATCACGAGTTGATGCTAAGCTTAGATCCACATCACGTGATTTGAACTGCAGGTGTAAGTGTCCTCAGGGCACTTATTCATTGATTCCTTCAACATTCAGCACCTACTGGGTGCCAACGGCTACTGTTCCAGCCCCGAGTGTGGGTCGGGGGACTTGTCGCCCCCTTGCGGTCACGCAGCTGGAGTGGGTGCTACACAAAATATTCCTGGTTCCAGCCTGACTCTTGGGGCACAATTTTCCCTTATTCTATGGGAATGGCCAGGGGCTTGGGAAGGAGGACATCCTCCATCTGAATCTCACTTCTGCTTCCTGCTGTGACACTGCCTCTCGGCCTGGGCTTTCTCACCTGCAGAGCCAGCTTATGTCACCCTCCTTTGCAGCACAGGTGTAACACCCCAGCTCTGAGCCTGGGCCAGGGAGGTGGCCAGTCAACAGGCATTTATtgtgcacctgctgtgtgccctgCATGGCCCCAGGTGCTGCAGACACTGCTGCGGAAAGAACGGCCTCTACAGAGGTTTATCTGTGCCTTTCCCCTACACCTCCTGTCCAGGCTCCAGTAGCAGGAATCAGGTCCCCAAGATTTCAGGGTCAACTGGAGAAAAAGCAGGAGGGTCCCCAGTGATTCAAGCTATCACTGGGAGGGGCCCACGATGCTGAGCTTTGAGAACAGTGCTTGTGGGAGGCTGGACTGTGTGAGTGCCTCTGGGCACTGATCGTTTGATCCTCCCAGTGAGGCAGCCCCCATCTTCCAGACGGgcacactgaggcacagagaagtcagGGCACAGCCTGTTTGCGCACAGCCTGTGATCTGGGGGCTGGAAGCACAAAGATATTTCCAAGATCCTGGGTCAGTTCAAGCAGGGACTAGGGGCAGATGATAAGCCCACTCACAGTACCAAGAAGCAGGGTTTAGGGGAGACTGGGAATTGGAAAAGGCTTTTCAGAAGGGGTCAATCAGAAAGCGGCAGGAGAGATTCCCGAGGCACCCACAGCACacacaaaggccctgaggcaggaacagAGGGGCCACAGGCCACAGCACacacaaaggccctgaggcaggaacataGGGGCCACAGGCCACAGCACacacaaaggccctgaggcaggaacagAGGGGCCACAGGCCACAGCACacgcaaaggccctgaggcaggaacagAGGGGCCACAGGGGCTGAGCGGGGTGACACTAATCCCTCAGAGATGACCGGGTGTCTGGATTTAGTGCAGGTCTTTCAAAAGCAAACTGATAAATTCCTCCAAGGGTTCCAGATgcgtttaatctttttttttttttttaattccaattaCAGGGAAAGCTTTGTGTTATTATGGATGAGGCTGGGGTAGCTCTTGGCGGTTTTACCTTTTCGAGGCATCCCAGGCCCGATAGAGACAGCAGTGGatgttttaaatctctttttaattAAGGAAAAAGCCCTAGCTTGCGTCAGGGATGAGCTGCTGGAGAGAGACAACCTGAGAGGAGCTAGAGACAGGAGCTTCGACACACCAAGGTGGGGGAAGGTGCCCAGCCGCCTGGCTCTGCCCAGCCAAACCACATTCCTGCCCTGGGCACTGACTGCACTTCCTCCCTCCTGGGCAGCCCTCCCAGTTCCCGTGGTCTGTTCCTGCTCATCCTAGCACTGGGCGCTCTGGGAAGGCTGTGGAGGGTGTAGGTACAGTGTGGTGAGCCCAGATTCCAAAGGCCAGGTC containing:
- the C16orf74 gene encoding uncharacterized protein C16orf74, which encodes MGLKMSCLKGFQMCVSSSSSSHDEAPVLNDKHLDVPDIIITPPTPTGMMLPRDLGSTVWLDETGSCPDDGEIDPEA